One Oryza glaberrima chromosome 11, OglaRS2, whole genome shotgun sequence genomic region harbors:
- the LOC127754282 gene encoding B3 domain-containing protein Os11g0156000: MAMNHPLFSQEQPQSWPWGVAMYANFHYHHHYEKEHMFEKPLTPSDVGKLNRLVIPKQHAERYFPLGAGDAADKGLILSFEDEAGAPWRFRYSYWTSSQSYVLTKGWSRYVKEKRLDAGDVVHFERVRGSFGVGDRLFIGCRRRGDTAAAQTPAPPPAVRVAPAAQNAGEQQPWSPMCYSTSGGGSYPTSPANSYAYRAADHDHGDMHHADESPRDTDSPSFSAGSAPSRRLRLFGVNLDCGPEPEADTTAAATMYGYMHQQSSYAAMSAVPSYWGNS; the protein is encoded by the exons ATGGCCATGAACCACCCTCTCTTCTCCCAGGAGCAACCCCAGTCCTGGCCATGGGGGGTGGCCATGTACGCCAACTttcactaccaccaccactacgaGAAGGAGCACATGTTTGAGAAGCCCCTGACGCCCAGTGACGTGGGCAAGCTGAACCGGCTGGTGATCCCCAAGCAGCACGCCGAGAGGTACTTCcccctcggcgccggcgacgccgccgacaaGGGCCTGATCCTGTCGTTCGAGGACGAGGCCGGCGCGCCGTGGCGGTTCAGGTACTCCTACTGGACGAGCAGCCAGAGCTACGTGCTCACCAAGGGCTGGAGCCGCTACGTCAAGGAGAAGcgcctcgacgccggcgacgtcgtgcACTTCGAGAGGGTGCGCGGCTCCTTCGGCGTCGGCGACCGTCTCTTCATCGGCTGCAGGCGCCGcggcgacaccgccgccgcgcaaacacccgcaccgccgcccgccgtgcgcGTCGCCCCGGCTGCACAGAacgccggcgagcagcagccGTGGAGCCCAATGTGTTACAGCACGTCGGGCGGCGGCTCATACCCTACCAGCCCAGCCAACTCCTACGCCTACCGCGCAGCAGATCATGATCACGGGGACATGCACCATGCAG ACGAGTCTCCGCGCGACACGGACAGCCCAAGCTTCAGTGCAGGCTCGGCGCCATCGAGGCGGCTCAGGCTGTTCGGCGTCAACCTCGACTGCGGGCCAGAGCCGGAGGCAGACACCACGGCAGCGGCAACAATGTACGGCTACATGCACCAGCAGAGCTCCTATGCTGCCATGTCTGCAGTACCCAGTTACTG GGGCAATTCATAA